In Vibrio alfacsensis, the genomic stretch ATTTCGTGGATTCCCATTGGCCCTTGATTGTACGTGGCCACCATCTTTTGAATGCCTTCCATTTCAAAGTATGTTTCACGTTCTTCAACGCCACCTGGAGCCATGAGTATCAGTTTATTGACCGATGATGGGTATTTCAGAGCTTGTCCTAACGCAATTGCTCCGCCTAAGGAATTTCCTAGCAAGGTGCAGGGGCTAAGATGCAAGGTTTCGATGATTTCGTTTAGGACACTCACAAAGAAGTCCAAGTTGTAATGCACATCGTTTGGTTTGTCTGAACGACCAAACCCAGGGAGATCAAGAACGATATTACGAAAACCTTGGCTGGCAAATTTTGGGTAATTGTTTTTGAAATTGCTGTAACCCGATGCGCCAGGACCACTGCCATGCAGCCAAATCACGATGTCTCCCTCACCCTCATCGAGGTAATGTACCGTCAGTCCATTTTGCAATGTTAGGTAATGCTGTTCAGGCAAATTTAGCGCCAAATTAGACATTGCTTTCTCCTTGCTGTTGTTATGCGTTCCAGTCGCAATGATAGTCATGATGCCATCGTCCACTTTTTCGGTGTTTTTCGCATCGTCCATTCAGACCAGAGAGTCATTAAGGCTTTGATACAGTGATTAGTCCCGTTGGACGATGTTGGCCGGAGTGATTTTGAAGACCATAAGTGTGGAAAGAGGTGGGTTGCTAGTGTGGCAAACAAATAAGACAACGTCAGTGGCGCTAGGTTTGATAGATAAAAACACAGCCCCAATCTCTATAAGTGAATGATTTATATACAACAGGAAGTAATATGACAGACACAATGAGTCCGAAGGCATGCGACGCTTCTGACCAAGTCGCAGACGTCATTTTACCTGTTCCTCGCAGTGAGACACAGGCAAAAATGGATCGTCGTGCGAAAGCGGCGATGTTGATAAAACCGTCTGATCAATACACGCTTGCTGATCGCTTTGAGCAGCAAGCCCAGACATTCGCCGAGCGTCCATTTTTGATCTATGGTGAGCATTCTTGGAGTTATCATGAGGTTGATCGACAGGCAAACAAATTAGCTCACGCCGTGTATGAAAAAGGCTTCGACCTGGAGATGTGTGTGCTATCGCTTTGGAAAATCGCCCAGAATTCTTTTGTTTGGCTTGGCTTAGCTAAGGCTGGTATTACCGCCGCATTTATCAATACACAAATTCATGGTACGCCGCTCGTACATGCGCTTAGTTCGTGCAAACCAAAATGGTGATTGTCGGTGAAGAGTGCGCGTCGTTATTTACACGGACAATGGATGAATTCGAAGAGTTTGCCCAATTGCCTTTCTATCTATTGCCAGACCCGGAAAATCCAACCCATGAGCATACCAATGCCCGTTTTGATTTGGGGTTAGTGCAAGCACTTCAAACTGCCAGTAGTGGTTCATTTGATAAGTCCATCCGCTCTGAACTGACGGCGGAGACACCATCGTTGTTGATTTTCACCTCAGGGACGACGGGGTTACCTAAAGCCGCGATATACAGTCATATGCGTTGGCTCACTTCTGGTGACGTGATGAAAGTTACGCTCGATGCTGTGCCTGATGACAGTTTCTATTGTTTCTTACCTCTTTATCACGGCGCAGCCGCAACATCGGTGACTTCTACTGGGCAGCGGGCTCCGCGATAGTGGTGCGTCGTAAATTTAGTGCTAGTGCATTTTGGCGAGATATTAAGCAGCACAATGTGACAGTTGTTCAATATATCGGAGAGATTTGCCGGTATTTATTGAATCATGATGACAGCAAAACGCAGGAAAAGGCAATCACGAACATCAGGTCAGAGCGATGCTTGGTGCAGGGCTTCTGCGGAATCTTGGCGTCGGTGGCTTGATAAATTTGGTGCAATGGACATCTATGAGGGATGGGGCTCGACAGAAGCAAATACCAATTTGATCAATTTGGATAACTACATTGGTTCCTGTGGTCGTGTGCCTGATAAAACAAAAACCAATTTTCTTTTGGTTAAGTACGATGTAGAGGCCGACCAGCACGTTAAGGACAGCAAGGGTTATTGTGTTCCTTGTGGGCCATATGAAGTTGGTGAAGCTTTAGGTCTGATCATCAATCGACCAGATATGGGGGCAGGACGCTTTGAGGGATATGTATCAGCAGAAGCGACGGAACAAAAAATTATCCGTAATGTGTTAATGGACAACGATGCCTATTGGCGCTCAGGCGATTTACTTCGCTATGACGATGACGGCTACTACTACTTTGTTGACCGAATTGGCGATACGTTCCGTTGGAAGAGTGAGAACGTGTCTGCAAGAGGTAGCAACGGAGCTTGCTGACTTTCAGGGGCTGAGACCATTAATGTGTATGGTGTGCAAGTTCCAAACCATGAGGGGCGAGCAGGAATGGCGGCGATTGTAATGCAAAGAGGCGAGGCTTTCGATCCTAAAGCATTTTTTCAACTCACCGAAGCACGCCTACCTCGTTATGCTGCACCACAATTTGTGCGAGTCTGTGAAGCCGCCGACATCACAACCACCTTTAAATTGCGTAAAGTGGATCTTCAACGTCAAGGTTACTGCCCTGAAATGTGCCAAGATCCGCTATATATTCGAAATGAAGCGAACGCCACTTATGAGCCTTATTCAATCGAAGTGCTAGCTGCAGTGGGATACCCGCCATTTCAACCAACGAGACAGGGATAGGATAAGGAAGTCAATCATGGGATTAAAAGGAACCGCTGCGATTGTAGGTGCAGCGCAATACAAACCTGAAAAATATCAAACCGCGCCGCAAATGTTCCACTTAGAGCAAGTCGCTGATCTTGGTCGTCAAGCTGTGTTAGACGCAGGATTGAGCATGAAAGACATTGATGGCTTGGTATTACATGGCCCCCAGTTTCATGAAGCGTCTATTTTGTTCCGGCTATGGCGGCAGAATACTTGGTGTCGAGGTGAACTTTGCTGAGGTGGTTGATTTGGGGCTGTTCATCGGTTGGTATGGTGTGGCGTGCCGCAGCGGCGATCGAGATGGGGTTATGTCAGGCAGTATTATGCGTTATCCCAGCAAGAATGGCACCATTCGCTCCTGGTGAGGATTTAAGTTGGATGGCAGAAGCGATGCGTTATGGTGGTCATTCGACAGCATTTGGTGCTCCGGAGGCTGAGTTCGATTTGCCTTATGGGCATGTAGGACAAAATACAGGTTACGCCATGATTGCTCAGCGTTACGCGGCTCAATACGGTTATGATAAACAAGCAATGGCGAAAATTGCGGTTGATCAGAGGTTTAATGCACAGTACCACCCTGATGCGATTTTTAATGGGCAAACCATAACGGCTCAAGACGTTTTAGCGAGCAAAGTGGTGGCCGATCCTCCATGTATTGAAATTGTGATGCCAGTGGCTGGCGGTGCGGCCGTCTTAGTGACGTCGAAAGAGCTTGCAAACCGTGCACGTCATCGTCCGGCATTTGTAAAAGGCTTCGGTGAACGTTTGTCCTATAAGTCACCATCTTACAGTGATGAGATGACCGTTACACCATTGGAACGAGCAGCAAAACAAGCCTTTTCTATGGCAGGTTTAAAGCCATCCGATATGGATGCCGCACAGATTTATGATTGTTATACCATCACGACTTTGCTTTCTATTGAAGATGCTGGTTTCTGTGCCAAAGGCGAGGGGATGCATTTTGTAAATAGTCATAATCTTACCTTTAAAGGTGACTTTCCACTAAACACCCACGGTGGTCAATTGAGTTTTGGTCAAGCGGGATCAGCAGGTGGTATGTCTCAAGTTATCGAAGCATTCCATCAAATTTCTGGCCGTGCAGAACAAAGACAATTGCCGTCGTGCCATCAAGTGTTTGTGAGTGGTACGGGTGGTGTTATGAGTGAACAAGGTGCACTGATATTGCAAGGAGCATAACCTATGAATCAATTGAAACTGATGCCGCTACCTACGGCAATTTCTGCGCCTTTTTGGCAATCACTTAAAGATGGCGTGATCCGCATACAGCAATGCGGTGAATGTGATGGTTGGGTATTTTACCCACGTAATCACTGCTCACACTGTTTGAGTGATCAACTGACATGGCAAGAAGTATCGGGAGAAGCCACGCTGTACAGCTTTACCATTGCCCGAGTACCAACTATGGCTGAGTTTGCGAGCAAAAGCCGCAAATTCTCGCAGTTGTACGCTTAAAGAAGGTGTGCATATCAACACAACGATCGTTGGGGTTGAAGAGCAGGATCTCACGGTTGGAATGTCTTTAAAACCCGTGTTTGATGAAGTGGATAGTGATGGCACCACATTGCTTCCAGTTTACGGCAGTAACAAACCGTACCGATAAGCTATCGTATGAAAACCCGCTTGATGGTTTGGGCAAAAACGAGCGTGGGCAGCTGCAAATTTCTGTCGACAATCAGGCCGCGATTAACGCGTTACCATCATTAGGTTTTACGTCTTGGAGCAATGAGATAACCGTTGACCAGGTGCTTATTGATGATTTCGCAAAACTTTCTGGTGATGATTATTGGCTGCATACCGATCCTGAGCGAGCGAAAAAAGAGAGTCCATTTGGGACTACCATCGCGCATGGCGCGTTGATTCAAGTGCTGCAATCTCGCTTTGATTTATCATTGCCCTATGAGATAACGGGATTTGAAACGATGATGAACTATGGCTCTGATCGTTTGCGTTTTCCCCCCTGTCCCTGTAGACTCTAAGCTGCATGCCCGTGCCCGAGTGAAGTCCGTCAATCAAACGGTAAAGGAACACAGCTCACCTTAGAGGTGATGACACACGTGGTTGGTAATGAACGCCCTTCCAGTAATTAATGAATTGGTGATTATTTACCGATAGTGCACATATTGTTGAAAACAAAGAACGGTAGTACGTGGCAGAGTTTTATTGCTAAATAAAATCGACACAAACTACCGTTTTTATGTTGAATTATCCCTTACTACTCCCGCGCACATAAAGCTCAATCCGAACCTTAGTGTCGACCGCAAACCGCGTAATGTGCCACCCAAAACTACTTGAATGAGCTATTCGTTCAAACTTGATGTATTAAGACCACTGATAAAGTTTTTCTAGTAGATCATTGGCTATTCAGAAATCACTAATGGCAATGAACCTCTAATCATCAAAGATTAACAACAGAAGATAGTTTGAGATCACAAGTAGTTTGTGGAATGTACAACGCAATTTATGCTTAGTTAGCATGACTGTGAGCAACGAGAAAACTAATCAATTAGATCGCATTCTTTTAAATCCGCTAGTGAATATTTTATCGATGATGATCGATCATAGATCTTACATACCTTCTAGACTTATAGGAACATCCATTTTACCGTTTCTTCTTTTGTCTCAGGAAAATAGCCAAAGGTTTTTCATAATTTCGAGCTAATTCTTTCAGTTTCAAAAATTTCTTTATTTGTTTTGATTGCACTTTTAGTACGGTATGGATTTACTTCATTTTTCCTTTATTGGTGTCAATCATCCAATCAAGGTATTGCTCAAAATCACGCGGTTTAGTCGAACACTCTAAGCCAACTAAATTTAAATTATGAAAGTTAATTTTCTTTTAGATTTATAACCTTGTGAATATACAATCCAATCAGGGCAACCACTGAATTCTATATCCATGTATTCAAGTGATATTACTTTTCTAATTCGTTCAAAGCTAACTAGTATTTTTCCATCTTTTGTAATCGCTGTTTTATTTTCCACATAACTATCAAAGTGTCTTTTCCGTTCTTCCCACTCTATAGCTTTTATTTCTAAGCTAACTGTATATCTATCTCGAAAATGTCATAACCAAACGCTTCACTGAGAAGTGTCACAACATTTGATTGACTACTGGCAGATTCATTTTATTGCTTGAGCGTCTAACAAATCGATACACGTTCCATTTTGCAACTATATACTATTTTAATGTAGTTGTAATTATTGATACAGAAGTGAGGAACGTAATCAATGTCACAATCGAAAAAATGCTTATTCCTCCATTCTCATTTATGATCGGTTTACAATCTTGATTTCGAATTAAATCAAGTAAGTTAGGAGTAAATTTTCCAGTTCTCATTTTATTAAGTGTTTCCAATGAATGTCTAATTTTTTATATAAATTTAATCGCCGCCATCTGTCAGATATTTGAAGAGTCTTTCACTATTCTGGAATGTTCAGTACTTCAC encodes the following:
- a CDS encoding AMP-binding protein; amino-acid sequence: MTDTMSPKACDASDQVADVILPVPRSETQAKMDRRAKAAMLIKPSDQYTLADRFEQQAQTFAERPFLIYGEHSWSYHEVDRQANKLAHAVYEKGFDLEMCVLSLWKIAQNSFVWLGLAKAGITAAFINTQIHGTPLVHALSSCKPKW
- a CDS encoding AMP-binding protein, which gives rise to MQTKMVIVGEECASLFTRTMDEFEEFAQLPFYLLPDPENPTHEHTNARFDLGLVQALQTASSGSFDKSIRSELTAETPSLLIFTSGTTGLPKAAIYSHMRWLTSGDVMKVTLDAVPDDSFYCFLPLYHGAAATSVTSTGQRAPR
- a CDS encoding alpha/beta fold hydrolase — protein: MSNLALNLPEQHYLTLQNGLTVHYLDEGEGDIVIWLHGSGPGASGYSNFKNNYPKFASQGFRNIVLDLPGFGRSDKPNDVHYNLDFFVSVLNEIIETLHLSPCTLLGNSLGGAIALGQALKYPSSVNKLILMAPGGVEERETYFEMEGIQKMVATYNQGPMGIHEMREVMSLQLHDSSQLSDDILRERVAVAVTQPKELFSTMMVPNMTQELNQLACPVLGFWGSNDRFNPPSGVFKFLDNVPDAKFLLLNQCGHWVQVEHTDLFNKTCLDFLLGQ
- a CDS encoding AMP-binding protein — encoded protein: MMTAKRRKRQSRTSGQSDAWCRASAESWRRWLDKFGAMDIYEGWGSTEANTNLINLDNYIGSCGRVPDKTKTNFLLVKYDVEADQHVKDSKGYCVPCGPYEVGEALGLIINRPDMGAGRFEGYVSAEATEQKIIRNVLMDNDAYWRSGDLLRYDDDGYYYFVDRIGDTFRWKSENVSARGSNGAC